One window of Halovulum dunhuangense genomic DNA carries:
- a CDS encoding NADPH-dependent FMN reductase: MTKLLFVCGSLRAQSSARGTQDALIARLGARATCATTDIGRLPHYNADITDNADVAAFMAQVAGADGVVFVTPEYNYSIPGVLKNAIDWASRPGYASVFKDRPCFVITVSGGALGGVRAQSALKIVLGAMLARVFPWQEVIVPQAPAKLKDGLLADEAILDFADKGLTAFLAEIGSL, from the coding sequence TTGACCAAGCTTCTATTCGTATGCGGCAGCCTGCGGGCGCAGTCCTCGGCCCGTGGCACGCAGGACGCGCTGATCGCGCGGCTGGGTGCGCGCGCCACCTGCGCGACGACCGATATCGGCCGCCTGCCACATTACAACGCCGACATCACCGACAACGCGGATGTCGCCGCCTTCATGGCTCAGGTGGCCGGGGCGGACGGCGTCGTCTTCGTCACGCCCGAATACAACTACAGCATTCCGGGCGTGCTGAAGAACGCGATCGACTGGGCCTCGCGCCCCGGCTACGCCTCGGTCTTCAAGGACAGGCCCTGTTTCGTCATCACCGTCTCGGGCGGGGCGCTGGGCGGCGTGCGCGCGCAATCGGCCCTGAAGATCGTGCTGGGCGCGATGCTGGCGCGGGTGTTCCCGTGGCAGGAGGTGATCGTGCCGCAGGCGCCCGCCAAGCTGAAGGACGGGCTGCTGGCGGACGAGGCGATCCTCGATTTCGCGGACAAGGGCCTGACCGCGTTCCTGGCCGAGATCGGGTCCCTCTGA
- a CDS encoding FadR/GntR family transcriptional regulator, giving the protein MKDEIAVTDGPEGNASRALGEIRRLIETGQIDGDGRLPTERELSASLGVGRRAVRRALEALEAEGLIWRRQGKGTFAGQPPDPTGTLAAEIAMDADPLSVMEARLCIEPSLAELCARRATADDVAKMRHLAVRTAQADDSDSAELWDGALHRLIARTAGNRLLLTAFSMLDEVRMGEEWQRQRHRARTPETIAFYDRQHVAIIDAIEARDGQRARDAMAEHLRILSERLRQSLEGGQP; this is encoded by the coding sequence GTGAAAGACGAGATCGCAGTCACGGACGGGCCGGAAGGCAATGCCAGCCGCGCGCTGGGAGAGATCCGGCGTCTGATCGAGACCGGCCAGATCGATGGCGATGGCCGCCTGCCGACCGAACGCGAGTTGAGCGCGAGCCTTGGGGTGGGCCGCCGCGCCGTGCGCCGCGCGCTCGAGGCGCTGGAGGCAGAGGGCCTGATCTGGCGCCGTCAGGGCAAGGGCACCTTCGCGGGCCAGCCCCCCGATCCGACCGGCACCCTGGCCGCCGAGATCGCGATGGATGCCGACCCGCTGTCGGTGATGGAGGCGCGGCTCTGCATCGAACCCTCGCTGGCAGAGCTTTGCGCGCGCAGGGCCACCGCCGACGACGTGGCCAAGATGCGCCACCTGGCCGTGCGCACCGCGCAGGCCGACGATTCGGACTCGGCCGAATTGTGGGACGGCGCGCTGCACCGGCTGATCGCGCGCACCGCCGGTAACCGGCTGCTGCTGACCGCGTTCTCCATGCTGGACGAGGTGCGCATGGGCGAGGAATGGCAGCGCCAGCGCCACCGGGCCCGCACGCCCGAGACCATCGCCTTCTACGACCGCCAGCATGTGGCGATCATCGACGCGATCGAGGCGCGGGACGGCCAGCGCGCCCGGGACGCGATGGCCGAGCATCTGCGCATCCTGTCCGAACGCTTGCGCCAAAGTCTGGAAGGGGGGCAGCCATGA
- a CDS encoding TRAP transporter small permease subunit, translating to MQNTHDNGRAPDPGRSTHPIARLWALAVDGLAALGTVMIGLLMLVICADVVARNVMGGSLPLVSELGALMLVMIVYLQLAATVRADRLARTDMFLPGFRRRFPRAGAALAAVFDLVGAVAIGGIAWATLGILGKDMAAGEYIGVTGVATLPSWPFRALILLGVAVAAIEFARRAVAGLGIAIGREGAR from the coding sequence ATGCAAAACACCCATGACAATGGCCGCGCCCCGGATCCGGGGCGCAGCACCCACCCGATCGCCCGGCTCTGGGCGCTGGCGGTGGACGGGCTTGCGGCCCTCGGCACGGTGATGATCGGGCTGCTGATGCTGGTGATCTGCGCCGATGTGGTGGCGCGCAACGTGATGGGCGGCTCGCTGCCGCTGGTCTCGGAACTGGGGGCGCTGATGCTGGTGATGATCGTCTACCTGCAACTGGCCGCGACCGTGCGCGCCGACCGGCTGGCGCGCACCGACATGTTCCTGCCCGGCTTTCGCCGCCGCTTCCCGCGCGCGGGCGCGGCACTTGCGGCGGTCTTCGACCTGGTGGGCGCGGTGGCCATCGGCGGCATCGCCTGGGCGACACTGGGGATCCTGGGCAAGGACATGGCGGCGGGCGAGTATATCGGCGTGACCGGCGTCGCGACCCTGCCGTCCTGGCCCTTCCGGGCGCTGATCCTGCTGGGCGTCGCGGTCGCGGCGATAGAGTTCGCCCGCCGCGCCGTCGCGGGTCTTGGCATCGCCATCGGCAGGGAGGGGGCGCGATGA
- a CDS encoding TRAP transporter large permease, translating into MTPMEVGIAGVLGLIVLIWIGLPIGLSMLAVSFLGVASIRNDAVATRMLGAVANDSLREYLFAVVPLFVLMGLLVTVSGVGKDTFDVFERALKRLRAGLGVATVFSNAVFASITGISIASASVFSRVAVPEMTRHGYSRRFSTGVVAGSSVLGMLIPPSLLMIVYAVLAEQSVGRMFLAGVGPGLLLAVMFSVAIWMLARFNPAFVFDAEETHDDGPGLALGQLAAKALPILSLMLLVLGGLYGGFLNPTEAGAVGAFGALVVAILRRTLDRATFWRLLVETGQITVSVLFLIMAATFFSRMLALSGLPGALADALLSGPIGPWGFLLLYLVLVIVLGCLIDSISIMLILLPIALPVASAAGFDMIWFGVMTVIAVEIGLLTPPFGLSVYTIRSAMDDPDLKLAEIFRGAAPFVLTMIASLGILMVFPQIATWLARL; encoded by the coding sequence ATGACCCCGATGGAGGTGGGGATCGCCGGGGTCCTGGGCCTGATCGTACTGATCTGGATCGGCCTGCCCATCGGGCTTTCCATGCTGGCGGTATCCTTCCTTGGCGTCGCCTCGATCCGCAACGACGCGGTGGCGACCCGGATGCTGGGCGCGGTCGCCAACGACTCGCTGCGCGAATACCTGTTCGCGGTGGTGCCGCTGTTCGTGCTGATGGGGCTGCTGGTGACCGTCTCGGGGGTCGGCAAGGACACCTTCGACGTGTTCGAGCGGGCGCTCAAGCGGCTGCGCGCGGGACTGGGCGTCGCGACCGTGTTCTCGAACGCGGTCTTTGCCTCGATCACCGGCATCTCCATCGCCTCGGCGTCCGTCTTCAGCCGCGTGGCGGTGCCCGAGATGACGCGCCACGGCTATTCGCGCCGCTTCTCGACCGGGGTGGTGGCGGGCAGTTCCGTTCTGGGCATGCTGATCCCGCCGTCGCTGCTGATGATCGTCTACGCGGTGCTGGCCGAGCAATCCGTGGGCCGGATGTTCCTCGCGGGCGTCGGCCCCGGCCTGCTGCTGGCGGTCATGTTCTCGGTGGCGATCTGGATGCTGGCGCGGTTCAACCCCGCCTTCGTCTTCGACGCGGAAGAAACCCACGACGACGGCCCCGGCCTTGCCCTCGGCCAGCTTGCCGCCAAGGCGCTGCCGATCCTGAGCCTGATGCTTCTGGTGCTGGGCGGGCTTTACGGCGGCTTCCTGAACCCCACCGAGGCGGGCGCCGTCGGTGCCTTCGGCGCGCTGGTGGTGGCCATCCTGCGCCGCACGCTCGACCGGGCGACCTTCTGGCGGCTGCTGGTGGAAACCGGGCAGATTACCGTGTCGGTGCTGTTCCTGATCATGGCGGCCACCTTCTTCAGCCGGATGCTCGCGCTTTCGGGCCTGCCCGGCGCACTGGCCGATGCGCTGCTGAGCGGCCCCATCGGGCCCTGGGGCTTCCTGCTTCTGTACCTGGTGCTGGTGATCGTGCTGGGCTGCCTGATCGATTCCATCTCGATCATGCTGATCCTGCTGCCGATAGCACTTCCCGTTGCCTCGGCCGCCGGCTTCGACATGATCTGGTTCGGCGTGATGACCGTGATCGCGGTCGAGATCGGGCTGCTGACGCCGCCCTTCGGGCTGTCGGTCTATACCATCCGCTCCGCCATGGACGATCCCGACCTGAAACTGGCCGAGATATTCCGCGGGGCAGCGCCTTTCGTCCTGACCATGATCGCGAGCCTTGGCATCCTCATGGTGTTTCCGCAGATCGCGACCTGGCTGGCGCGGCTCTGA